Proteins from a single region of Haemorhous mexicanus isolate bHaeMex1 chromosome 4, bHaeMex1.pri, whole genome shotgun sequence:
- the LOC132326993 gene encoding prolow-density lipoprotein receptor-related protein 1-like, with product MGRPPPPLRRVLVFLSILLPPLLPLAGSAAGAGTRRAPAASLTCAASRQAACVSGCIPVPWLCDGEQQCPDGTDEQCDVACGGNPHVWQCDDGRCISSSWRCDGAADCLDGSDEQDCVCGSKKVQCPGTHHCIPHWELCDRHRDCEDGWDEEGCPQQPCLPGQWQCRNRVCIMAEWKCNGIDDCGDSSDEDVCAPCTPGMVRCDEGKCILESLMCDDKDDCLDGTDEPSTCGRSCFVRNGGCAETCTDTHWGVQCSCGAGWVLQADGQSCADVDECSLEYGPCSQLCTNTPGSFSCACLQGYTLRHGTACEVTDNSTQILVAVGQDLALLDVRTQAYRPLLSTETEPRALVYDLLRETYYWLTEDGELRVHHPGKDTQPLYADAGEVNSISVDWFTGQLYWASSHPPGICAGLGDGRGYVTVLGKDIAPEQLTVHPAARSLYWVNRGQRGRTVIAAAGMDGSNRRELTVVSMEEPVGLSLDHVAGRLYWISEYKESIETLRVDGSGRHSFHAVLRSHTEPLDLAVFESRFFWTDGTELVSATWASPQEHAVLLRASISAFTVLHALQQPPRDTAACALGLCSHLCLLSPVHPRGYKCACPEGLFLLPSGKCAELSIVYASGKSISLVHVGPGAHTKQVQEWQEPLHLQDVDWQRSVLYGTDDRGTLLRVVGYPGWREAIVTGLPVCSARVDIRSGDLYWLACNRRDIGVIRTSDKTPRVLHRARSSIQHLFLDWQRGALYWLARGQPLQALSLAGGAPWDAWNETWPGDLPAAMDSRAFSVLWSSALGLQALSLTKRQAVTLAPSWSHGLVAAFEPYVVSANGTALLLWDRRTLALVLSLPAAGVQGVVAFVGSELQAVPPSKGSAVPILPAVTTTMRTTTSTTAARPTTSTTTPPPSQTTTALSTTPAPTSKATTSQTTTRQSTLKKTTPAPTTAQTILTKTTTVQPATSTTPSFTTKITAPQPTTTSPRSNSSARVVTPTPPLQSSTAHPLTPVVHLSCSRTHVPCRDGTGCVAQEYLCDGEKDCADGSDEDGCAQLCNIPGAFHCASGAVCIGAGERCDGVPQCPDGSDETGCWTPTQECALRCDAATRCIPRSWLCDGHADCLDHTDEQGCVMKECGPAEFSCRSGQCVALALHCDGDHDCQDGSDEEGCAVPRPLLCREGEVTCSHSGECVPEAWRCDGAADCRDGSDEQGCPWEEELCEDQQWGCSRGHECIPDVWRCDGETDCTDGSDEAGCHPAPCQSNEYPCGLGSCLNASLVCNGRQDCADGSDEGGNCSVPCQRSCTHLCYPSPQGPRCWCGPGYRLAVDGLSCMDIDECTEWAKGACSQTCLNAPGSYSCGCLPGYLLEPDGHTCKLTGPEPKLLVAVQSEVLSYGLRSGHEEVVLATDKDRVVFSLDYDLVERKVFWMDLATESIRWQDLNSGKKGTLVKGVRSDCIAVDWLGRNLYWTDGVAGQVLATRLGAAWQGIPEYTVVMDGDLDQPHSLVLQPLAGLMYWSEVGSHSRLMEASMDGSWRHVLLAQGLGWPTALALDLPTQRIFWLDEKLGSVGSARLDGSSVKVLKLHWVWSPFAAAVCEGQLYWSERKTWSVQQVDKASGKNRTVVLKRHGQPHGLQVMHPALRPAAPNPCETRGCSHLCLLSARHTGQCRCPAGLMLAANETTCLPIRDSAFALLVSPAAVAQVYLKDLPTSAGSQGLPPHRALPLAKVSRLTAVDYAVKDKSLYFAEVGGNSIGLLRLKDWGRLSWKKAVAVEGTVTSLALDWLSGNLYWIGGQPPTIHVAAPRGRWVLALLSEGLQGAAWLALCPRASTMCFVTAAGSRGHGAMVECAAMDGTGRRVVWRRARAPTGLAFGGAGTRLYWADHERGTISSVELDGSRFRLVREGLRSLSLFAIGEGFLLWSTTSTNGSSKIWHSRLEQAENWWFPMEQELVAMRIYSQFSQEGTNGCAKSNGGCAQLCLPNPAGRQCRCSPGYHLVHGAACALAPPCPAPLQACWDLQSCISREQVCDGRPDCADGSDESDCASVRVGTQIPAVAPSGMSHVEQEPVSSVAAPQPRQPRPSLSAAPGPQEYGEPFVVPPSTEEVLGAVPCSSETCNLRGDCAIEAGRVTCHCALGYRGNYCEEAEVQPLAGPIVLGVAVLLLLAAAAVGALAYMRRRDRRRRTSSTASTRVLTLYHRESDPEEEDEEEEELPPKSDTFVNEAYEGKEELPALLRKGPSHINTVIS from the exons ATgggccgccccccgccgccgctccgccgggTGCTCGTCTTCCTCAGCATCCTCctgccgccgctgctgccgcttGCCGGGAGCGCCGCTGGCGCCGGGACACGCCGCGCCC CCGCTGCCAGCCTCACGTGTGCAGCCTCACGCCAGGCCGCCTGCGTTTCAGGCTGCATCCCCGTTCCCTGGCTCTGCGATGGCGAGCAGCAGTGTCCTGACGGCACGGACGAGCAGTGCG ATGTTGCCTGTGGCGGGAACCCCCATGTGTGGCAGTGTGACGATGGCCGGTGTATTTCTAGCAGCTGGCGCTGCGATGGTGCTGCTGACTGCCTGGATGGCTCTGATGAGCAGGACTGTG TGTGTGGGTCAAAGAAGGTGCAGTGTCCTGGCACCCACCACTGCATCCCGCACTGGGAGCTGTGCGATCGGCACCGAGACTGTGAGGATGGCTGGGATGAggaggggtgtccccagcagccctgtctgcctgggcagtggcagtgcaGGAATAGGGTGTGCATCATGGCTGAGTGGAAGTGCAATGGGATCGATGACTGTGGTGATTCCTCAGATGAAGATGTCTGTG CCCCCTGTACGCCTGGCATGGTGCGGTGTGATGAGGGCAAGTGTATCCTGGAGTCCCTGATGTGCGATGACAAGGATGACTGCCTGGATGGCACGGATGAGCCCAGCACATGTG GTCGGAGCTGCTTTGTACGCAATGGTGGCTGTGCAGAGACGTGTACTGACACACACTGGGGAGTGCAGTGCTCCTgcggggctggctgggtgctgcaggcagatgGGCAAAGCTGTGCTG ATGTGGACGAGTGCTCCCTGGAGTATGgcccctgcagccagctgtgcaCCAACACCCCGGGCAGTTTCAGCTGTGCCTGTCTCCAGGGCTACACCCTGCGGCATGGCACCGCCTGCGAAGTGACAG ACAATTCAACTCAGATCCtggtggctgtggggcaggaccTGGCCCTTCTGGATGTGCGGACCCAAGCCTACCGGCCCCTGCTCTCCACTGAGACAGAACCCCGCGCCCTGGTGTACGACCTCCTCCGGGAAACCTACTACTGGCTGACAGAGGATGGAGAGCTCCGTGTTCACCACCCAGGGAAAGACACACAGCCTCTCTATGCAG ATGCCGGCGAGGTGAACAGCATCTCTGTGGACTGGTTCACAGGGCAGCTGTACTGGGCCAGCAGCCATCCTCCAGGtatctgtgcagggctgggtgatGGCCGTGGTTATgtgacagtgctggggaaggacaTTGCACCAGAGCAGCTGACAGTACATCCAGCTGCAAG GTCCCTGTACTGGGTCAACCGTGGACAGAGGGGCCGAACAGTCATTGCTGCAGCCGGCATGGATGGCTCGAACCGGCGGGAACTCACAGTTGTGTCCATGGAGGAGCctgtggggctgagcctggacCATGTGGCTGGCAGGCTGTACTGGATCAGCGAGTACAAAGAG tccatTGAGACACTGCGGGTGGATGGCAGCGGGCGCCACTCCTTCCACGCTGTTTTGCGGAGCCACACGGAGCCACTGGACCTGGCCGTGTTTGAGAGCCGGTTCTTCTGGACTGATGGCACAGAGCTGGTGTCAGCCACCTGGGCCTCTCCCCAGGAGCATGCAGTGCTGCTCCGTGCCTCTATCTCAGCTTTCACTGTGCTGCAtgcactgcagcagcctccCA gggacactgctgcaTGTGCTCTGGGCCTGTGTAGTCACCTTTgcctcctgtcccctgtgcaCCCTCGGGGCTACAAGTGTGCGTGTCCAGAGggcctcttcctcctgccctcagggaaatgtgcag agctgtccaTCGTGTATGCATCAGGAAAGTCCATCTCCCTGGTGCATGTGGGCCCTGGAGCCCACACCAAACAGGTGCAGGAATGGCAGGAGCCCCTCCACCTGCAAGATGTGGACTGGCAGAGGTCAGTGCTCTATGGGACAGATGACCGTGGGACTCTCCTGCGTGTTGTGGGCTACCCTGGCTGGAGAGAGGCCATTGTGACTGGGCTGCCAG TCTGCTCTGCCCGTGTGGACATCCGCTCGGGGGACCTGTACTGGCTCGCGTGTAACCGGAGGGACATCGGGGTGATCCGGACATCTGACAAGACCCCGCGCGTCCTGCACCGTGCTCGCAGCAGCATCCAGCACCTCTTCTTGGACTGGCAGCGTGGTGCCCTGTACTGGCTGGCCCGcgggcagcccctgcaggcACTGAGCCTGGCGGGGGGTGCTCCATGGGATGCCTGGAATGAGACGTGGCCTGGAGACCTGCCTGcagccatggacagcagagccTTCAGCGTGctctggagctcagccctgg GCCTGCAGGCGCTGAGTCTGACCAAGCGGCAAGCAGTCACCCTAGCACCCAGCTGGTCCCATGGCCTCGTGGCTGCCTTTGAGCCATATGTGGTGTCAGCAaatgggacagctctgctgctgtgggaccGGAGGACGCTGGCCCTcgtgctgtccctgccagcagcaggtgtgCAGGGAGTGGTGGCCTTCGTGGGCTCAGAGCTGCAAGCTG TGCCACCAAGCAAAGGATCTGCCGTGCCAATTCTTCCAGCTGTGACCACCACTATGAGGACAACCACAAGCACCACTGCTGCTCGGCCTACCACCTCCACCACAACACCACCTCCAAGCCAGACCACCACTGCACTCAGCACTACTCCTGCACCAACCAGCAAGGCTACTACATCACAAACCACCACCCGACAGTCTACATTAAAGAAGACCACTCCTGCACCAACCACTGCCCAGACCATACTGACCAAGACTACCACTGTGCAGCCAGCCACCAGCACCACTCCATCTTTTACAACTAAGATCACTGCCCCACAGCCAACCACAACCTCTCCACGCTCAAACAGTTCTGCACGGGTGGTGACACCTACCCCACCCCTCCAGTCCAGCACTGCACACCCCCTGACCCCAGTTGTCCATTTGTCCTGTTCTCGCACGCATGTGCCCTGCCGTGATGGCACGGGGTGTGTGGCCCAGGAGTACCTGTGTGATGGGGAGAAGGACTGTGCAGATGGCTCTGATGAGGATGgatgtgcccagctctgcaacatCCCAG GGGCATTCCACTGTGCTAGTGGAGCTGTGTGCATCGGGGCGGGAGAGCGCTGTGACGGGGTGCCACAGTGTCCCGATGGCTCGGATGAGACAGGCTGCTGGACCCCCACGCAGGAGTGTGCCCTACGCTGCGACGCTGCCACCCGCTGCAtccccaggagctggctgtgtgaTGGCCATGCTGACTGCCTGGACCACACggatgagcagggctgtg TGATGAAGGAGTGTGGTCCGGCTGAGTTTTCCTGTCGGAGTGGGCAGTGCgtggccctggccctgcactgcgATGGTGACCACGACTGCCAGGACGGCTCAGATGaggagggctgtgctgtgccccgGCCGCTGCTCTGCCGTGAGGGTGAGGTGACGTGTTCCCACAGTGGGGAGTGTGTGCCAGAGGCCTGGCGCTGTGATGGTGCTGCTGACTGTAGGGATGGCTCAGATGAGCAG GGCTGCCCTTGGGAGGAAGAGCTGTGTGAGGACCAGCAGTGGGGCTGCTCCCGTGGCCATGAGTGCATCCCTGATGTCTGGCGCTGTGATGGAGAGACTGACTGCACTGATGGCAGTGACGAGGCTGGCT GCCACCCTGCTCCTTGCCAGAGTAATGAGTACCCTTGTGGGCTGGGATCCTGCCTGAATGCATCCCTGGTGTGCAACGGCCGTCAGGACTGCGCGGATGGCTCAGACGAGGGGGGGAACTGCTCTGTGCCTTGCCAGCGGTCCTGCACTCATCTCTGCTACCCCTCACCCCAGGGCCCT cgGTGCTGGTGTGGCCCAGGCTATCGGCTTGCTGTGGATGGTCTGTCCTGCATGGACATAGACGAGTGCACGGAGTGGGCCAagggagcctgcagccagacaTGCCTCAATGCCCCGGGGTCCTACAGCTGTGGCTGTCTCCCTGGCTACCTGCTGGAGCCCGATGGCCACACCTGCAAACTCACTG GACCAGAGCCCaagctgctggtggctgtgcagTCTGAGGTGTTGTCCTATGGCCTGCGGAGTGGGCATGAGGAGGTGGTGCTGGCCACTGACAAGGATCGTGTTGTCTTCTCACTCGACTATGACTTGGTGGAGAGGAAAGTCTTCTGGATGGACCTGGCTACAGAGAGCATCCGCTGGCAGGACCTCAACTCAGGAAAGAAAGGCACACTGGTGAAAG GTGTGAGATCAGACTGTATAGCAGTGGACTGGCTTGGGAGGAACCTGTACTGGACAGATGGGGTAGCAGGGCAGGTGCTGGCCACTCGCTTGGGGGCTGCCTGGCAAGGGATACCAGAGTACACTGTGGTGATGGATGGAGACCTGGACCAGCCCCACTCTCTGGTGCTCCAGCCTCTGGCAGG GCTGATGTACTGGTCAGAGGTGGGGAGCCACTCACGGCTGATGGAGGCCAGCATGGATGGGAGTTGGCGGCAcgtgctgctggcccagggacTGGGCTGGCCCACAGCACTGGCCCTCGACCTCCCCACCCAGAGGATCTTCTGGCTGGATGAGAAGCTGGGCAGTGTTGGTTCTGCACGTCTGGATGGCAGCAGTGTGAAG GTCCTGAAGCTGCACTGGGTCTGGAGCCCctttgcagcagctgtgtgtgagGGGCAGCTCTACTGGTCGGAGAGGAAGACATGGTCAGTGCAGCAGGTGGACAAGGCCAGCGGCAAGAACAGGACCGTGGTGCTCAAACGGCACGGGCAGCCCCATGGCCTCCAG GTGATGCACCCAGCCCTGCGCCCCGCGGCCCCCAACCCGTGTGAGACGCGCGGCTGCTCCCACCTGTGCCTGCTGAGCGCCAGGCACACGGGGCAGTGCCGCTGCCCTGCCGGGCTGATGCTGGCCGCCAATGAGACCACCTGTCTGCCCATCCGTGATTCGGCCTTTGCCCTCCTGGTGTCACcggcagctgtggcacag GTCTACCTGAAGGACCTGCCCACATCAGCTGGATCCCAAGGGCTTCCCCCACACAGGGCCCTGCCTTTGGCCAAGGTGAGCCGCCTGACAGCTGTTGACTATGCAGTGAAAGACAAGAGCTTGTACTTTGCAGAAGTGGGAGGCAATTCCATCGGACTGCTGCGCCTGAAGGACTGGGGACGGCTGTCCTGGAAGAAGGCAGTAGCTGTGGAGGGCACAGTGACATCCCTGGCCTTGGACTGGCTGAGTGGGAACCTTTACTGGATTGGGGGGCAGCCACCCACCATCCAcgtggcagctcccagggggcGGTGGGTCCTGGCACTACTCAGcgaggggctgcagggtgctgccTGGCTGGCACTGTGTCCTCGTGCTTCCACCATGTGCTTTGTCACAGCAGCTGGCAGCCGTGGGCATGGTGCCATGGTGGAGTGTGCAGCCATGGATGGCACTGGCCGCAGAGTGGTCTGGAGGAGAGCCCGGGCTCCCACTGGCCTTGCCTTTGGGGGTGCTGGCACCAGGCTGTACTGGGCAGACCATG AGAGAGGTACCATCAGCAGTGTTGAGCTGGATGGATCCCGCTTCCGGCTGGTGAGGGAGGGGCTGCGTAGTCTCTCACTCTTTGCCATAGGAGAAGGCTTTCTGCTCTGGAGCACAACCTCAACCAATG GCTCCAGCAAGATCTGGCACAGCCggctggagcaggctgagaACTGGTGGTTCCCAATGGAGCAGGAACTGGTAGCCATGAGGATTTACAGCCAGTTCTCACAGGAAG GCACCAATGGCTGTGCAAAGAGCAAtgggggctgtgcccagctctgcctgcccaacCCTGCAGGGCGGCAGTGCCGCTGCTCTCCCGGGTACCACCTGGTGCATGGGGCAGCGTGTGCGCTGGCACCGCCTTGCCCCGCCCCGCTGCAGGCCTGCTGGGACCtccagagctgcatttccagagAGCAGGTCTGTGATGGGCGCCCCGACTGTGCCGATGGCTCCGATGAGTCTGACT GTGCCTCAGTGAGGGTGGGGACGCAGATCCCTGCAGTGGCACCATCAGGAATGTCCCACGTAGAACAGGAACCAGTCTCATCTGTAGCTGCACCCCAGCCTCGGCAGCCTCGCCCCAGCCTatctgcagcccctggccccCAGGAGTACGGAGAGCCCTTCGTGGTACCCCCCAGCAcggaggaggtgctgggggctgtgccctgcagcagcgAGACGTGCAACCTGCGCGGGGACTGTGCCATCGAGGCCGGCCGAGTGACGTGCCACTGTGCCCTGGGCTATCGTGGCAACTACTGCGAGGAGGCCGaggtgcagcccctggcaggacCCATTGTCCTGGGGGTGGCCGTGCTCCTGCTactcgctgctgctgctgtgggggccCTGGCCTACATGCGGAGGCGGGACAGGCGGAGGAG gaCCTCGAGCACTGCTTCCACTCGGGTGCTGACCCTGTACCACCGTGAAAGTGATccagaggaagaggatgaggaggaggaagagcttcCCCCCAAGAGTGATACATTTGTGAATGAAGCTTATGAAGGGAAAGAG gagctgccagccctgctgaggaaaGGACCATCTCACATCAACACCGTAATTTCATAA
- the CLDN23 gene encoding claudin-23 — protein MRTPAEMIVGLVLCPCGLLLTLTGTLAPSWRQVSLVPDQPVDVVWEQGIWDICRERQSTHDRLCGQADELGYFEQVPVRVAQGLMPSSLVVTVVGLLVAALGVRCWQPEPRHLVAGVAGLVLLLSGLMSLVPSSWYTQELWALPAPPGSTLTVGYSLVLSYLGSCLEILGGLALALSFHHCCKERRAPKLPPTPVTEAGPSSSRAYSNPWDVLEDEQDGQHWGKSPPCDSDL, from the coding sequence ATGCGGACGCCGGCGGAGATGATCgtggggctggtgctgtgccCCTGCGGGCTCCTGCTGACACTCACGGGCACGCTGGCACCCAGCTGGAGGCAGGTGAGCCTCGTACCTGACCAGCCCGTGGACGTCGTTTGGGAGCAGGGCATCTGGGACATATGCAGGGAGCGGCAGAGCACCCACGACCGCCTCTGCGGGCAGGCTGATGAGCTGGGCTACTTTGAGCAGGTGCCCGTGCGGGTGGCCCAAGGGCTGATGCCCTCCTCGCTGGTGGTCACCGTGGTGGGCTTGTTGGTGGCTGCCTTGGGTGTTCGCTGCTGGCAGCCGGAGCCCCGGCACCTGGTGGCCGGcgtggcagggctggtgctgctcctctctgggcTGATGAGCCTCGTGCCCAGCTCCTGGTAcacccaggagctgtgggcactgcctgcaccacCTGGCAGCACGCTGACCGTAGGCTACAGCTTGGTACTGAGCTATTTGGGAAGCTGTCTGGAGATCCTGGGGGGGCTGGCCCTTGCCCTCAGCTTCCATCACTGCTGCAAGGAGCGCAGAGCTCCCAAATTACCCCCCACCCCTGTGACAGAGGCTGGGCCAAGCTCCAGTAGAGCTTACAGCAATCCCTGGGACGTGCTGGAGGATGAGCAAGATGGACAGCACTGGGGGAAAAGCCCACCTTGTGACTCTGACTTGTag